Genomic segment of Bacteroidia bacterium:
TTTGAGAAGGGTTGATTGGAGTTAGAGGGTTCTGCATCGCCACCAAAATCTTCCGGATTACCGAGGATGGAGATTATTTTGGTAACATCATCCTGAGAGATTACCTCCCTGTTTTTGCCAAGTTCGGCGCGGAATAATTCGGCCATACGCGCTTCAACATCGCTAACGATTTCGTTGCGTGTTTCGGGATTTGAGAAGTAACCTTTAATAGCTTGAATGTATTTGTTGAGGATATCGTAGGCTGTTTCGTCGATGTGAAAAACAAATCCGCCTAAATTGATTGTTAAAGTCTTATTCATTTTGGTTAAGTATTTCGGGTTATGAGTATTATTTGGATTGGGATTGAGTAATGTGGTTAACGGATTCAACTAATTCGTTCCAGCTTTTTAGTAAGTCGGCCAGAACCGTTTCGCCTTCCGGAGTAATTCGGTAGTACTTTCTTGGTGGTCCGCTGGGCGATTCTTCCCATCGATAGGAAAGAACTCCATCGTTTTTTAAGCGTGTTAGTAAAGGGTATAAGGTGCCTTCCACCACGATTAGTTTGGCATCTTTTAATCGTTCAATGATTTCGTTGGCATAAGCATCGTGTTGCTTAAGAATGGAAAGGATGCAAAATTCGAGCACTCCTTTTCGCATTTGTATAT
This window contains:
- a CDS encoding PadR family transcriptional regulator, encoding MQMRKGVLEFCILSILKQHDAYANEIIERLKDAKLIVVEGTLYPLLTRLKNDGVLSYRWEESPSGPPRKYYRITPEGETVLADLLKSWNELVESVNHITQSQSK